In one window of Gemmatimonadaceae bacterium DNA:
- a CDS encoding aminotransferase class I/II-fold pyridoxal phosphate-dependent enzyme, whose product MRIETLAVHAGHDVDPSTAAVTPPIYLSTTFARDPDGSYRAGFLYSRYTNPNRAALERCLAELEGGAAAAAFASGSAATMTLLQALGPGSHVIVPDDAYFGTIKLARDVLGPWGLELSIVDMTDLDGVRGAMRKNTRLIWIETPSNPLLRVVDVAAIAAIARESGALCAVDNTWGTPVLQRPLALGADIAMHATTKYLGGHSDVLGGALVFREIGDLHQRVAAIQMTGGAVPSPFECWLTLRGVRTLPVRVRAQSESASELATFLANHPCVEAVHYPGLASHPAHAIARKQMSAFGGMLSVQAGKGRAQSLAVAGRLKLFTQATSLGGTESLVEHRASVEGIGTRAPENLLRVSVGLEHVEDLKADFDQALRG is encoded by the coding sequence ATGCGCATCGAAACCCTCGCCGTGCACGCCGGTCACGACGTCGACCCGTCGACGGCCGCCGTGACGCCGCCGATTTACCTCTCGACGACCTTCGCCCGCGACCCGGACGGCAGCTACCGCGCGGGCTTCCTCTACTCGCGCTACACGAACCCGAACCGGGCGGCGCTCGAGCGTTGCTTGGCCGAATTGGAAGGGGGGGCCGCGGCCGCGGCGTTCGCCTCGGGATCGGCGGCGACCATGACGCTCCTGCAGGCCTTGGGTCCGGGCTCTCACGTCATCGTCCCCGACGACGCCTACTTCGGTACGATCAAGCTCGCGCGCGACGTTCTGGGCCCCTGGGGGCTCGAGCTGTCCATCGTCGACATGACGGATCTCGATGGTGTGCGCGGCGCGATGCGGAAAAACACGCGCCTCATCTGGATCGAGACGCCGTCCAATCCGCTGCTGCGCGTGGTGGACGTCGCTGCCATCGCCGCGATCGCGCGCGAAAGCGGCGCGCTCTGCGCGGTGGACAACACGTGGGGCACACCGGTGCTCCAGCGCCCGCTGGCCTTGGGCGCCGACATCGCGATGCACGCCACCACCAAGTACCTCGGTGGCCACAGCGACGTCCTCGGCGGCGCGCTCGTGTTTCGAGAGATCGGCGACCTCCACCAACGCGTCGCGGCGATCCAGATGACCGGCGGCGCGGTGCCGTCGCCGTTCGAGTGCTGGCTCACGCTGCGCGGCGTCCGCACGCTGCCCGTTCGCGTGCGCGCGCAGAGTGAGAGCGCGAGCGAGTTGGCGACGTTTCTCGCGAACCACCCCTGTGTCGAGGCCGTGCACTATCCCGGGCTGGCGTCGCACCCGGCGCACGCGATCGCGCGAAAGCAAATGTCGGCGTTCGGGGGAATGCTGTCGGTCCAGGCGGGGAAAGGCCGCGCACAGTCGCTCGCCGTCGCGGGACGCCTCAAGCTGTTCACGCAGGCGACGAGCCTTGGCGGCACGGAAAGCCTGGTCGAGCACAGGGCGTCGGTCGAGGGCATCGGGACGCGAGCGCCGGAGAATCTGCTCCGGGTGTCTGTGGGGCTCGAGCACGTCGAAGACCTCAAGGCGGACTTCGACCAGGCGCTGCGCGGCTGA